GTTTTAGGGTATTATTAAACCATTCCTCCCCGGTCACGTCAAAACCGGTCTTTAAGCGCGCCGCCGGGACTGCCTCCAACAGCTCCCCCTCCTTCGACAGCAGGGCGATATTGGAAATATAGTCTTTATTGTTGTCATAGAGCAGCGTAAACTCATTGGTCACCGGCTCCGCCGACAGATCGGCATTTTTCACTACGCCGTAGTACAGGGAGTCAGACAGCTTCATGATGGTCCTCAAATAAGAATCCACCGACCGGTTCACCTGGCTGATCATCGCCTGGTTTTCCTCCTGGATCGTGGCTGTAAGCTGGCTGGACAGCCTTCCGTACAGGGAAACGCCGATCAGCATGATCGCCACCAGAGCGCTGACCGTAAAATAAATATAGATCGTATAGCGGATGCTCATGTTCTGAAAAAATCCGTTTTTTTTCGGCTTCGCCATAGGTTCCTCCCCCTGCGCTCCTTTATGCTACTGCGCCCCCCGGAACTTGGTCGGGGATACGCCAAACCGTTTCTTAAAAACATAACTGAAATAATTCTGTTCCTGGTATCCCACCTTCTGGGCGATAATATAGGTCTTGTCATCCGTCTCATTGAGCAGTTCTACCGCCTTGTCAAGCCGGACCTCAGTAAGATAGGCGATATAGGTCTGTCCTGTCTCTTTTTTGAATACGGTGGAAAAATATGCAGGGCTCATGTGGAGCTGGCGGCAGAGCATCTCCACGGACAGGTCCGGGTTCTGGTAATTGTCCTGGATGTACTGTTTTGCCTCCAGGATCACCTTCCTGGTGGTATTGTCCCGCTCCCGGTCCATGCTCTCATTCATCCGGTACGCCACCTGCAGGATCCAGTCCTCAAACTCTTCCCTGCGCTGGATCGCTGACAGGATATCGGTGTACTGCTCCTGGACCCTGAACATGTCGCCGGGATTGAAATCATACTGCTGCATGAGCTGGGTAATGCAGTTGACAATGGAGAGCATATAGAGCTGGTGCTGGCGCACATGGACCTTGGCATCCCCCATCCGGACCACCAGCCGCTGGATCACCTCCCGGATCTGGTCCTTCGGTCCAAACTTGATGGCATTCACCAGCTCTGCCTCGTCCTTGCCGTCCAGCTGGAGCTTCCCGCGGCTGACCGGCTCCACGTCGTTGATATAGATCGTATTCCCCGGACCCACGATGGCGCGGTACCCAAGGGCGTCCTCCGCCGACTGGTAGGAGGTGCCGATCTGCTCTAAGCTGGTACAGCTGTGTCCCACGCCGACCGTGATGGTCACCTCCAGGATCCGCTTGCTCTCCTTGCAGATATCCCCCAGCTGGTCGATCAGGCCCGTCTGGGTATTGCTGTCGTCCACGGCGGCGATCAGCGCGATGCCCGCTGCGGAGTTAAATATGATAAAACGGCAGTAATCCTTTAAATTGTCCTCCACCAGCTTTTTCACGGAGATGGGGATCAGCTCCCGGTGCTTGGAGAGCACCCGCCCCTCGGTCTGCTCCTCCTGCTCCACATGGATCAGGGCGGCGATCCATTTCCTGGCGTCCAGGATATCCACGCCGTACTCCTTCAGCTTTTCATCAATCTGCGCCCCATGTACGGTACCGCGCACCATATCATTTAAGAACAGCTCCCGCAGTATGGGCAGGCTGTTCTGATAGCTGACCCGTAAAAGATCCACATTCCGGCGCTGCTTGATCTCTTCATCCAGGTTTTCCCGGACACGGTTCAAGATCTCGGAAAGCTCCTCCACATTGACCGGCTTCAGGATATATTCAGTCACATTCAGCTTGATCGCCTGCTGGGCATACTCAAAATCATCGAATCCCGAGAAGATCAGCACCTTGACAGAGGGATACTTTTGACGGATCTTCGCCGTCAGGGTCAGGCCGTCCATGTAGGGCATCCGGATGTCCGTCATCACCACATCCGGCTCCAGCTGCTCGATCTTTTCCAGGGCATCCTCCCCGTTCTCCGCATCGCCGACCACTTCAAACCCCAGCCGCTGCCAGTCAATCTTCCGGATTATGCCCTTGCGCACTTCCTCCTCGTCGTCTGCCAATATTATTCGGTATAAGCTCATTGCCGCCCCTCTCCTTTGTCCAGTATCTGTCCAAGCTGTTCCAGTAAATACAGATTCTCCTCCTGCCTGCCGACGCAGACACGGTAATACCCGGCTGTAAGGCCTGTAAAGTTTTTGCAGTCCCGGATCAGGATTCCCCTTAGCCTGCACTGCTCGTAAAGAGAATCCGCCTCTCCTTTTATTTCCCACGGCGCCTTAAAAAGCAGGTAATTGGCATTTGAGGGATATACTTTAAACCCCAGCCCTTCAAGGCCGGATGTAAGCGCCTCCCTCTGCTGCCGCAAAAGCTCCCGCGTGCGTTCCAGATATTCCCCACAGGCCTGCGGCTCCAGCGCAGCAACGCCCGCTACCTGGGCCGGAAGCGACACGCTCCAGGGCTGACGGTTTTTGTAGAGCTGCTCCCACAGCCCCGCCTCCCGGCAGATCCCATAGCCCAGACGCAGCCCCGCCATAGCAAAAGTCTTGGTAAAGGCCCGCAGGACCGCCATCTGCGGATACTCCGCCGTCAGCGGGACCGCCGAGCTCTGCTCCGGGTTTTCTAAAAACTCGCAAAAACATTCATCCACAACCAGAAACGCCCGGTTCTGATGACAGGCTTTTGCCAGCTTTCGGATCTCCCCTGCGGTCACGGCAACTCCCGTCGGATTGTTGGGATTACAGAAAAACACCATATCCGTGTCCTCCGTCACCTTCTCCGCCATGTTTTCCATATCAGGGACAAATCCCCCCTGTTCCTCCAGGTGGTAATATTCCACCTGACAGCCCACGCTGCGCAGCGCCCGCTCGTATTCAAAAAAGGCAGGGGCAGGAACCAGCGCTTTCTTCGGCCTTTTTACCTGGACCAGCAGACAGATCAGCTCTGCCGCCCCGTTGCCGCAGAAGATCCGGGATGGTTCCGTCTTGTGGAGCCTGGCAAGCCGTCCGGTCAGTTCCCTGCATTCCGGGTCCGGATAGCGTCCCCAGTCCTCTACAGAATCCCGAAGCCGCCTGACCACCTGCTCCGGCATCCCAAGGGGATTTAGATTGATTGAAAAATCGTGGGAGATCACATTCCCATAAATATCCCCGCCATGTGCGTGACGCTCCATAGTGTTCCTCCTCCTGCTAAAAGTGCCAGTACCAATGCTGTATACATGATGCGGTTCACCCTGACGATATCCTCCGGCTCCACCGGGCGGGTGTCGTCCCCGATGAACGGCTTTTTGTGGAGTATACCGAAATACCAGGCGTCCCCTGCCAGCTGTACCCCCAGCGCCCCGGCGCAGGCAGATTCACACTGGGCGGAATTGGGGCTTTTATGGCACCTGCGGTCCCGCCTCCAGATACGCCATGCACCTGCCCCGTCAAACCCCGGAAGCACCCACGCCGCCAGGATAAAAAAACATGCCGTCAGACGCGCCGGGATCCAGTTGACCACATCGTCCAGACGCGCCGCCGCTCTGCCAAAGTACAGATAGCGCTCATTTCGATAACCCACCATGGAATCCATGGTATTGACCGCCTTATAGAAAAAACCGCCTGCAGGCCCCAGCAGGAGCATAAAGCAGAGCGGAGCGATCACCCCGTCCGACGCATTCTCCGCCACGGTCTCCACCGCCGCCTTTGTGATCCCCCCGGCTGTCAGCTGATCCGTATCCCTGCCCACGATCATGGAGACCGCACGGCGCGCCCCCGGGATATCTCCGGCCCGCAGGGCGTCATACACCTTCATGCTCTCGGTTTTTAAGGATCTTCCTGCCAGGATCTGTCCACACATGATCCCCATAAGGAGGAACCTTACATAGGGATGGATCCGCCCTGCCGCTGCAAGGATCAGGCCGGAAGCTGCCACGGAGGCTCCTGCCACACAGCACACCAGCAGGGTTCCCGCAGCCAGCAGGCCCTTTTTTGTCTCAGGGAATATGCGCCGCAGAGGAGGCTCCAGCTTCTGGACCAGCCACCCCATGGCCTTCACGGGATGCCACCAGCCCTGCGGGTCTCCTATGATGCAGTCCAGCAAAAATCCAACGTACACCGCCGCTGCATATTCCATCATTCCAAGTTCTGTCATCTGTCCTGTCTGTCTCCATTTTCTGTCATAATCACTGCGGCGTATCTATTTGATCCGCATTGGGATCCCGCACATCATGCGGTACACCTCATCCGCCTCCCCGGCGATCCGCTGCCCTGCACGGCCCACCGCCTCCCGGTAGTCCCGCTCTGACCGCTCCACCGGCACGATCCCGCAGCCCACTTCATCCATGGTGATGATCTGCGTGCCGCTGCAGATCACCTCATCCGTAAAAGCATCCGGGTCCAGCCCCGCCTCCATCACCTGCCTCAAAAAGCCGTGGAAATTCACCAGGCAGGCCTTCCCGGAAACCTGGCTCCAGCAGTCCGTTCTTCCGTCCGCCATACTGTCCTCCGGACGACAGTCATCCAGGCTGCGCTCAGATGGTCCGGCGCCTTTACACTGCTCCAGAAGGCCGCGTGCATATTCTGCCTTGCCCTGACAGCTGCCGCCAACAATCAGAATCATAAGTACTCTCCTGTCTTTATCAAAATATCAGAGGATCCAGGATGTCCACACCGCCAGCACTGCCAGCATGGACAGCTCCGCGATCTGCAGAAAATATCCAGCCAGATCACCGGTCATGCCGCCGAACTCCCGCACCGCCATCCGGTAATACCAAAAGAGCGTACCAGCCCCTGTGACCACCAGAGCGGCTGCCATGCAAAAACCGCCGGCATCCCAGATAAACCCGGCTGCCAAAAGCGCCCAGACGGCCATGGAAACCTGAACAGCCCTCACCTGCGCCCCGGAAGCAAACGTGCTGGCAAGCCCGTCTTTCTTCGCTTTGGGGAACGACACCACAGACCAGCCGCTGAATGCCCTGGTCATCACATAGACTCCCGCCACGGCCGGGAAGGCCCGTTCCTTTAAAGTGCTGAAAACCGCCGCATAGATGAGCAGATAGACGCCGCCCCCGATCACGGCAAACGCCCCCGTATGGGGGTCCTTTAATATCTCCAGCTTCCGCTGCCTGTCCTGGCAGGAGCTTCTGGCATCCACCGTATCAAGAAATCCATCCATATGGATCCCTCCTGTCACCAGGAGCGGCAGAGCCGTCCCGATGCAGGCAGCAGCCGTCTCCCCCAGCCCCAGCCGTCCCGAAAGCCCGTGAAAGACCGCGACCAGCGCTCCGATCACCACACCCACCAGCGGAAAAAAGCAGAGCGCATACTTCATCCCCGCCTCGCTCCATTCCATGGCGGGCATCGGGATACGGGAATACATGGACAGAGCGATGACAAGGCTCTGGATCATTCCCCCGCCCCGTCCCTTATCTGGATTACTCAAATTCCACCTCCAGGGTATAGCCTTCCTCGTCGTCCTCATGCTCTTTTAACAGCGCCTGGTATAACGCCTTTAAACTGTTCCCGGCATTCTTTCGTGCATCCTCAAGGATCCCGCTGCCCACAGCTTTTTCCTCCATCAGCACATGCTGCTCCGTCAAAAACCGTGTCACATCCTCCGTGGCAAGCCCGTTGAAAATGCTGTTCTTCTCATCAAATACCGTGACAGATTCCATATCCACCTCATGGGACAGGATCCTGGCCTCTGGAATGACCACCCTGATGACCCGGTCCTCCAGCGTCACACGGATATCCTTGAGCTCCACACCAGCCTTAACGGTCCCGTCATAGGAAATGATGAACATCTTTTTGGTAAACGGAATATTCTTTCCGCCGACCTGAAGGGTGTTCTCATACCTGCCCATGTTGGTATAGTAGTATTTCGCCGTGGCAAGCTCGCCGATCTCCTGGATCTGCTGCTGAAGGATATCCTGGGTAATGGCTTCCTTTTCCTGGACCAGTCCGCCCCTTGTCCCCTTCCAGACAGCCCCCATGCCAAATGCAGCTGCCACCACGATCACCGCAGCAGCGATCGTCCAGATTCTCTTTTTTAGTTCTTTCATACACAATCCCCTTTATCTCTGGTATTTGACCGGCAGCGGTATCCCGCAGACCACCTCAGTCACCCGGTCCGCCATGGAGGCAAGATTTTGGTTCACCTGCCCCAACAGCCCGATATAGCGCATGGTCTCCGGCTCGTATGCCTGTCCATCTGAAAATACTTCATTTGTTACTATGATAATGTCTCCAGCCTGTTTTTGCAAGTGCCGGATTCCATTCTCAATTCTGGCACAGATTTCACAATCGGTCCCTCCCGTCTCAAACTGCTCATTTGCCACCAGGTTTGACATGCATTCTAAAAGGACTGTACGCTCTTTTGCCCCCCCAAGTGCCAGATGTTCCAGGCCGGTGCAGCACTCCACCGTCGTAAACTGTTTGTCCTTCCTCATTTCCCTGTGCCGTTCTATCCGGCGGCGTCCTTCCTCTCCCCAGGGCCTCATGGTCGCCACATAATAGCGGCGTCCCCTGCATTCCATCGCAAGCCTCTCCGCATAGGCTGATTTGCCGCTGGCGCTTCCTCCCGTGACCAGATGCATCATAGGACAGATCCCTCCAAAAAGCCCAGGATCCATTGCGGCGAGGAGAGATAGTAAAGATGGGGAAAACCCGCCACCATATGCTCAGTCACATACATGCAGTCCCAACCACGGCCGCTTCCGGGCTTCTGCGCCCGCATAGAGGTACCCGGCGCCGTGCTGTCCCAGTAATGAAACTCATGTCCGCGGATACTCCCCCCGGGTCCGTTCAGCGTGATATAGCCAAACCTGGACAGTCTGCTGGTCCGGTAGCCGTTTCCTCTGATCACGCCAGCCATGGGATAGATGCCTCCATCACTGCCCTCCAGGCTGTCATGCAGGTAGAGAAACCCTCCGCACTCTGCAAGGAGCTTGACCCCGCCATCAGCCGCCCGGCGTATTTCCTCCAGCATGGAACGGTTTTCCGACAGCTGCTTTGCATAGATCTCCGGATACCCGCCTCCCAGCAGGACCGCAGCCGTCTGCTCCGGCAGGTGCGCATCTGAAAGCGGGGAAAAGGGCACCAGCTCCCAGCCGGAAGCTTCCAGAAAATCCAGGTTTTCCTGATAATAAAAGCAGAATGCCTCGTCCCTGGCAATGGCCATACGTCGTTTTTTACGGGGTCCTGCGGCTTTCTCCTCCTTTTCCGGTACGACAACCGGCGAAGCTGCCTCCGCCAGCCTGCATATACCGTCCACATCCAGGCACTGCTCCAGCCGGTCCGCCAGCAGTTCCACCCGGGCAGCAAACCGCTCCTGCTCCTCCGGTATAGAAAGCCCCAGGTGGCGGCTTTCAAACTCTGCCTCCGCGCACTTAGGCACCGCGCCCAGGCAGACAACGCCCTGTTCCTCCAGAAACGGCTTAAGCCGCTCCATCATCAGGGGAGAAGTGCGGTTTAAGATGACGCCGGCGATCCGGCTGTCCCTTTTATACTCCCGGAAGCCTTTTAGCTCCGCCGCCAGGGACAAACTGCTCTTTTTACCGTCCACCACCAGGATCACGGGAGTATCTGTGATCCCGGCGATCTCATATGTACTTGCCTGCACCGTATTGCCGGCAACTCCGTCATAATATCCCATGACGCCCTCGATCACTGCCATATCCTTCATCCCGGCCCTGTTTACAAACAACCTGCGCACCTCTGTCCTGTCCAGGAAAAAGCTGTCCAGGTTCCCTCCCGTTATCCCCAGCACATGGCGGTGGAACATGGGATCAATGTAATCAGGTCCGCATTTGAAAGCGGCGCATGACAGTCCACGCCGTTTTAAAAGCGCAAGCAGTCCGGTGGTGATCATGGTCTTTCCGCTGCCGCTTGCTGCCGCCGCTATGAGGATACGCGGTATGTGCGCTTCATCCGGCAGGTTCCTGGCAGATAAAACGCTTCTGCCTGGCATGGAGGCTTCCGCGGACACCTGAGTACCGGTAACATCTATATGCTTACCAGATACCGGCAGCCCCGCCGTTATGATATATACCGGGTTCTGTCCCTGCATCATATGATAGCCTCCCCGCACCTGGGCGCGGGATACCTGCACGCAGGTGATATCCGGCTCCATCCCGCGGCGTTTAAAGTATTCCGTGGCACGGCACAGGCTTTCCAGAGCAATCACATTGAGTACTACCTGCACCGCGGGATTCCTCTGAAATACCGTATCCAGGATCGCTTCCAGGCTGCCGCCGCTCCCTCCCACGAACACCTTATCCGGCGCCGGATACCCGTCAAGGATCTCCGGCGCTTTCCCCGATGCCACCGTCAGGTTTGAAATGCCGAACTTCTCCCTGTTGGCGCTGATCAGGCGGCACCCTTCTTCCTTCTGTTCAAACGCGTATACATGTCCCTCCGGAGCCAGCAGCGCCGCTTCCACAGAAACAGAACCTGTTCCGGCGCCGATATCATAGACGACGCTGTCTTTCCCAAGCTCCAGCTTCGAGAGGGACACCGCCCGCACCTCACTCTTTGTCATGGGGATATCTCCCCGGATAAAACATTCGTCTCTCATGGTTCCCCTCCGGTTCCTGCTTTTGTCCTCTTATGTTCTCTCGATCACGACAGCCGCCAGCTCATCTGCCTCCGCCCGGCAGAATGCTTCTGCCCTGCCGGTCATGATCCTTTCATCTGGATATCCCATACGGACACCGGCTGTCACCGACGCGTCCCCATATCCGGCCTCTGAAAGCCTGCGGCAGACACTTCCCAGGTTTTCAGCGCCCCCCAGCAGCAGAAACAGACGCGGATGGCTGCGCAACAGCTCCACCACATCACAGTTTCTTCCATGAGCGCTGGCAAGATACATCCCCTCCCAGGATACCTGCATTCTGGCACAGAGGCTGCTGACCGACGAGATCCCCGGATATACCTTTACCTGCCAGCCGCAGTCCTCCAGGGGGCTTTCCCCACAGCGCGTCCGCAGCGCTTTTACAAGAGAAGAGCTCCCACTGTAAAACCCTGTGTCCCCTGAATATATGACTCCAATATTTCTGTATCCGGGATGGTCGTCCAGCCAGTCCAGGATCTTGTCTGCCAGATAGCGCGGCTCCTTTTTAGCCCCCGGACACCAGCGCCGTACATCCTCCAGCATACGGGGCGCTCCCAGAACGGCGTCACATGCCTGAAGAGCTTCCGCCGCCTCCAGGGTGAGCTGTCTTCCGCCTCCCATCCCCATGCCGATCAGAGAGAGCTGTCTCGCCGCTTTTGTGGGAGCTCCGCCTGAAACCGCCTGCCTCTCCTCCGCCATGGAGACGGGTTCCCTCCGAAGAAGTTCTTTCGCTTCCTCCAGAGAGACGCCCTCCTCCTTCACCGGACGCCCGATCACGATCACCCGGCAGCCGCACTTCCTTGCCGCCATTATTTTTTCCAAAAAACCCCCGCGGTCTCCGGACTCCTTGGTCACCAACCACCGCGCCCCGATCTGGCGCAGGATAGCCCGGTTCAGCTCCTCAGAGAACGGGCCCTGCATGGCGATCAGATGAGAGCCTCCGATCCCAAGCGCTCCGCACTTATCCAGGACTGTGCTGCTTGGGAGTACTCTGGCATATATCCTGCCTTTCAGATACTTCTTCTTTGCAAAAACCTCCAGCTCCTTGCTCCCGGTAGTCAAAAGCACCGGTTCCCTGTCCCGCTCCAACAAGGCTGCTGCTGCCTCTGTGGACGGGACAAAAAAGACATCTCCATACACTGCCCCTGTCACGTCACAGCGGGAGATCTCCGCTCTCACAACCCTCCAGTAAGGAATCCCCAGCTTTTTGCACAGGGCGGCGGCCTGGCCGGTCACCACGCCTGCATAGGGATGGGTTGCATCCAGCACGATCTCCGGCTGTTCCCTGCGCATAAGGGCCTCCATGCCGTCCTCATCCAGCGCGCCGCGGCGCACCTGCACACAGGGATCCTCCCCGATCAGGCTTTCCCCATATTCCGATACCACGCTGACCAACACAGGGACCTGGTGTTCCGACGCAAATTCCGCCAGCTCCCTCCCCTCTGAGGTCCCTCCCAAGATCAATGCCCTGACTGCACTCATAGCTCTGTCCTTTCTATCTCCATACGGGCCTCTGCAACTGCTATTGTCACACTGCCGCAGATCTCCTTGTGTACCAGAAGGCGGCTCCCCGGCCCGGCGCCCAGAAGGGCCGCCCGCTCACAGACATTCCCGGTCCCCGTCACTTTCCTGACAAAAGCTGATTCCGCTATTTCTCCCTGTACCTGTTCCAGTTCTTCTGCGGTATAGGTCACAAACGGCACCTGCATGGATGCGGCTGTCTGAAGCAGGCCGCCCTCATTTTTCTTGATCGTAATACTCGCCAGCCGCGCTACTGCTCTCAGATCCAGACCATGCTTTATAAACGTCTCCTTTACCGCATCAAACACCTGGTCTGCATCCGTGTTCCTTCTGCACCCGATCCCCACCGTGAGCGCTTCCGGGATCAAACGGAGAATTCCCGCATCTTCCGGCAAAAAACGGGCGATGGCGCTGTCCGGCTCCGGAAACCGGCGGCAGGTGACCCACACATTCATCCGGCACTGCTTTCCCCGTGCATAATCCTCCGGCTCCGGTTCTGCCAGATGATAATCACTGTAAAAACCAACCGGTTCTCCATTTACCAGGGCAGAAGCTGTCTGCTTCGCCAGCTCCCGGTCGGAGAGCTTCAAGCGCCGCTCTGCCGCCCACACATCCACCGCTGTCCGGCCCTGCACATCAGATGCAGTGGTGATGATCGGAACTGCGCCAAGAATATCGGCAGCCATCCGCGCTAAACGGTTGGCTCCTCCCACATGCCCGGAAAGGAGCGAGACCGCGTAGCTTCCCTGCTCGTCGACCACCACCACAGCCGGATCTGTCATCTTGTCCTTCAGATACGGCGCTATGGCGCGCACGGCAATTCCCGCCGCGCCTATATAAAAAAGCCCGTCCACACGATCAAACATCCGTCCGGTCCACTGTCCCACCGGTTCTTCTAATGCAAAGATATCAGGAATCCCCTGAAATCCATCCGTAAAATTTTTATGTATATATCCTTCACAGGATATGCCCTGTTCCCGGAACTGTTCTGCCAGTTTCCCGCATATCCGGGCTCCTGCCCTTGTAAAACTGATCACTGCCAGTCTCAATTTGCGTCCTCCCTGTGTTGTTTTTGCTGCTTCTGCCGCTTCCACTGTGTAAGCAGCTCATCCGCCTGTGATGTCTTACCAAGTATACCGTATGCGGAAGAAAATGTCACCACTTGGGCTTTTAGTTGTCCTCCAGACCATTCCTCCAGCTGGGCTTTTACCCGTGCCGCCAAAAGATTCAGCGTCTGTTCTGCAGATCCCGCTTCCCGCAGGAGGGAAACCGCCTCCTCCGTGGTATTGCACTGAAGGACCGCCTGGCGCAGGGCTGCATTTTCCGGAGCTGCAGTTTGCAAAAGCTCCGCCATCTGCTCCATCCGGCCGTCCCCATAACGGGAATGGGTATTCCGGACTCCCGCTGAGACTTTCACCAGTTTGCCAATATGTCCCACAAACAGCACCTGCCGGATCTGCTCTTTCACAAGCATCGCTACGGCATCACCCACGAAATTGCTGCAGAGCACCGCTTCTCCCAGAGGCACTCCCATATTCTCCCGCAGGAAATTCTCACCGTAATTCCCCGGAGCCAACAGCAGGATCTTCTCGCCGGCTGTCCCCTTCATATGGATATCCAGCCGTATGGTCTCTAAAAGCGCCTCCTCGCTCATGGGCTTTACGATTCCGGTAGTTCCCAGAACTGAGATCCCGCCCTCGATACCCAGACGGGGATTGAACGTCTTTTCCGCCAGACGTTGCCCCTCCGGTATGGCAACCTGCACTTCAAGACAGCCTTCATATGCCGCCTGCTGACAGGTCTGCCACACTGCGGCTGCGATCATACTCCTTGGAACAGGGTTGATGGCATAGTGTCCAGGAGGGCAGGACAGCCCTGGTTTGGTGGCGATACCGATTCCGGTTCCCCCATTTATGTATAGATCGGGATAATCCTCCAGCCAGTACCCTCTGCCGCTGTCTTTCAGTTCTGTGAGCCGGGGGCGGCTTATGGGGGATACCCTGGCGCATATCCAGGATCTGTCGGTCACGTCCGGATCGTCTCCTGCGTCTTTCTGGACCTGAAAAAAGCCTTCGTATCCCGGGTCCGTGCATGGTTTTGGATACCAGATTCCTTCTTCTCCCTCCGGCAGCTTCAGATTAACTGAATCGGGTTCTTTTCCTGTTAGCAGAAAAATGGCTGCGGCCTTCGCCGCAGCCGACGCGCACGTACCGGTTGTATAACCGCTTCTCAGGCTTTTCTGATGTATTGGGTTCATATGGTTCCTTTCATTGATCCGATAGCTGCTGTAATAATGGTCCCTGGTTATATACGGACGGCTCTCTTCCTGGATGACCTGGGGGTCATCCAGGAAGCATCGGAGGTTCCTCCGATGGGGATAACTCAATAAAAACCTGCTTACAAGCGAGCTTGACGCAGATTTTTATTGAGTTATCCCCGCCGGCCTGAACAGTTACGTTCCATTATAAAAAATTTTCCTTATTTTGACAAGGGGGTTGCTTCTAAGGCTTCTTTTTGCATTTCTCGCTTTCTTTTGGTGATCAGGCCGCCGATCCGGCCGCTTTCTTTGGATGTCAGGCATCTCCAGCCTTCTTTTATCACCCGGTCTCCCAGTCCCAGCTCCTCTGCGATCTCAAACTTTAACTGCTCCTCCGGTGTCATATGATTCACATCAAACGGTTCTTTCGATTTCTTGCTCTTTGACATAAACAGGGCACACTCCTTTCTGATTTCTTTAGGAGTATGCCCTGTATTTTCCAGTTTATTCGATTTTTAGGTCTCTGAACCTGCCTTCATCTCTTTGGAAAGCACCTTCTGGGTCTCATTGAACGCATCTGCGCGCATTTTCTCCAGCTCCGTCGCCTTCTGATATTCCTTTGGCTGGTTGAGCACCACCTGCGGGAACGGGATGTTGATATCATACTTGTCAAATAAAAGCTTCATCTCGCGGTTTAGATCCCTGCCAAGCTGCGCCCGGTCTGACTCGGCACATTGAGCCATGATACGGATATTGACACTGTTGTCCCCAAGGGAAACCACGCCCTTGTAGAACGGGCCATCTTTGATGGACGGCAGCCGCTTCTTTATGGACGGCAGCTCCTTTGCCAGGATATTCTCCACACGCTCCAGGGACTCGCCGTACTCAATGCCAACGTCGCAGAAGGTATAGGAATTCTTCCTGGTCATGTTGATGACACCGCTGACGTTGCTGTTGCTGATGATCTTCACATTCTGTCCCGGATCCATGATCTTGGTAGTCCGCACTCCGATCTCCTGCACGGTACCGCGCCAGTCGCCTACCGTGACGATATCGCCCACACGGAACTCCCCTTCAAAGATGATGAACAGCCCGGCCAGGATATCTGATACAAGCTCCTTGGCCCCAAGGCCGATGACCAGGGACAGGATGCCTGCGGAAGCCAGCAGCGTCTTTGTATCCACGCCAAACAGCGCAAAACAGTAATACATCATCGCGATCACAGAAATATACTTTGCAAAGCTGCGGATCATCCTGCACACAGTCTCTCCCCGGGCGCCGAAGGTCCTGGAGAGCATCTTTAATATCTCCCGGAACAGCATGACAAACACGCTGACCACACAGATGATCATAATGCAGCCAGTGACTGCAA
This portion of the Clostridium sp. AN503 genome encodes:
- a CDS encoding bifunctional adenosylcobinamide kinase/adenosylcobinamide-phosphate guanylyltransferase, translating into MMHLVTGGSASGKSAYAERLAMECRGRRYYVATMRPWGEEGRRRIERHREMRKDKQFTTVECCTGLEHLALGGAKERTVLLECMSNLVANEQFETGGTDCEICARIENGIRHLQKQAGDIIIVTNEVFSDGQAYEPETMRYIGLLGQVNQNLASMADRVTEVVCGIPLPVKYQR
- a CDS encoding cobyrinate a,c-diamide synthase, with the protein product MRDECFIRGDIPMTKSEVRAVSLSKLELGKDSVVYDIGAGTGSVSVEAALLAPEGHVYAFEQKEEGCRLISANREKFGISNLTVASGKAPEILDGYPAPDKVFVGGSGGSLEAILDTVFQRNPAVQVVLNVIALESLCRATEYFKRRGMEPDITCVQVSRAQVRGGYHMMQGQNPVYIITAGLPVSGKHIDVTGTQVSAEASMPGRSVLSARNLPDEAHIPRILIAAAASGSGKTMITTGLLALLKRRGLSCAAFKCGPDYIDPMFHRHVLGITGGNLDSFFLDRTEVRRLFVNRAGMKDMAVIEGVMGYYDGVAGNTVQASTYEIAGITDTPVILVVDGKKSSLSLAAELKGFREYKRDSRIAGVILNRTSPLMMERLKPFLEEQGVVCLGAVPKCAEAEFESRHLGLSIPEEQERFAARVELLADRLEQCLDVDGICRLAEAASPVVVPEKEEKAAGPRKKRRMAIARDEAFCFYYQENLDFLEASGWELVPFSPLSDAHLPEQTAAVLLGGGYPEIYAKQLSENRSMLEEIRRAADGGVKLLAECGGFLYLHDSLEGSDGGIYPMAGVIRGNGYRTSRLSRFGYITLNGPGGSIRGHEFHYWDSTAPGTSMRAQKPGSGRGWDCMYVTEHMVAGFPHLYYLSSPQWILGFLEGSVL
- the cobK gene encoding precorrin-6A reductase; amino-acid sequence: MSAVRALILGGTSEGRELAEFASEHQVPVLVSVVSEYGESLIGEDPCVQVRRGALDEDGMEALMRREQPEIVLDATHPYAGVVTGQAAALCKKLGIPYWRVVRAEISRCDVTGAVYGDVFFVPSTEAAAALLERDREPVLLTTGSKELEVFAKKKYLKGRIYARVLPSSTVLDKCGALGIGGSHLIAMQGPFSEELNRAILRQIGARWLVTKESGDRGGFLEKIMAARKCGCRVIVIGRPVKEEGVSLEEAKELLRREPVSMAEERQAVSGGAPTKAARQLSLIGMGMGGGRQLTLEAAEALQACDAVLGAPRMLEDVRRWCPGAKKEPRYLADKILDWLDDHPGYRNIGVIYSGDTGFYSGSSSLVKALRTRCGESPLEDCGWQVKVYPGISSVSSLCARMQVSWEGMYLASAHGRNCDVVELLRSHPRLFLLLGGAENLGSVCRRLSEAGYGDASVTAGVRMGYPDERIMTGRAEAFCRAEADELAAVVIERT
- a CDS encoding cobalt-precorrin 5A hydrolase translates to MRLAVISFTRAGARICGKLAEQFREQGISCEGYIHKNFTDGFQGIPDIFALEEPVGQWTGRMFDRVDGLFYIGAAGIAVRAIAPYLKDKMTDPAVVVVDEQGSYAVSLLSGHVGGANRLARMAADILGAVPIITTASDVQGRTAVDVWAAERRLKLSDRELAKQTASALVNGEPVGFYSDYHLAEPEPEDYARGKQCRMNVWVTCRRFPEPDSAIARFLPEDAGILRLIPEALTVGIGCRRNTDADQVFDAVKETFIKHGLDLRAVARLASITIKKNEGGLLQTAASMQVPFVTYTAEELEQVQGEIAESAFVRKVTGTGNVCERAALLGAGPGSRLLVHKEICGSVTIAVAEARMEIERTEL